The window CGCTCCTGCGGCCCCCGGTGGACCGGCGAACCGCAGGGGCGGCAGACGAGAGGGCGGCAACCCGTCGCCGCCCGTTTGTGCCCATCTCCACCTCTAGCTCCTCCGAAAAGTCCAGCTACGgcggcttctcctcctcctctgagCCCGACTCGGCGGCGACCCGGCTCAGGCCAATCCGGACTGCCGGGCCGCCGATCCGTTCGGCCCCTCCTCCGCCCGCATCGGCGTCGTTCGACCGCCACGAGGaggatgaaaagaaaaagaagaagaagacgagctcGATCCGTGGCAGGCTTCGGGACATGAAAAGTTCCAGGTCGGTGGCGCCGGCTTCCCCTGGGGCTCGCCTTGCTGGCTTCCTCGGCTCTCTATTGTCGGCGGTGTCGGGGACCCCGAGAAGGCCGACGTCCACCGCAAGCGGATGCGACGACTCCGCCTGCTCCACGGCGTCGTCCCACTCGCGATCGTGCCTCGTCAAGAAGCCGTCGACGAGGGAGCGAGCTCCTCCAGCGGAGGGGGGGAAGCGATCGGTGAGGTTCTATCCGGTGAGCGTGATCGTCGACGAGGACCTGCGGCCGTGCGGGCATAAGAGCGTTTACGAGGCGGATCGGGCAGCGGAGACATCGTCGCGGCGGCCATCGTCGGCGGCAATGGAAGCGAGGAGGAGGGTGGAGGAGCTCCTGAGagggatggaggaggaggaagaagaagaagaagaggagacgaGCGATTCGAGCTCCGATCTGTTCGAGTTGGAGAATCTGACGGTTATCGGAATGGCAGGGGGAGCAGTGCACAGTGATGAGCTTCCCGTGTACGAAACCACCCACCTCGACACGAATCGCTCCTTTTCGCAATCTCAACGCTTCCTTAAAATATAAGGTGGTGTTTTATGATAAGAGGGCTTGAGCGTTTGCCGTTGGTCTGTTTTGGCTTCTCACTGTTACATAGTGGTTTCTGGGGGTTAAGTGGGGATTAATCACATATATCTCTGGTTTATGTCATCGTTATCTGATCCCTCTTTGTAGGATTTATTTTGGTTTTGTAGCTGTCAGCCAATAAAATCTAAATTAACCATATGTATATGTAGAGCCAATCATTGTACATATGGAGGCGGCCTCTACTAGAATACAATCCGCTTCATACATTTCACCTATGTATGCGTGGTGTTTTTACCATATAAGACAGTCGATGGTCGGGGCACATCGAGACGCCAAGGGCGAACATTGTGGACCACTGATGGATGTCGCTCGCACCCATGGGGACCATGATGGGATTCGGTGTGCCGCCAGACCCACCAACCCGTGCCCATGGCTGCGTGCATCGCCACGAATCCAACACATCGAACTACATGGAATAATGATTGGGCGAGTGCGACCCAGGGGCAGACACACACACATATTTCCGGGGCCCCACCAACGATACCTTGCCTATGGATACAGAGATTGCCAAGCGC of the Musa acuminata AAA Group cultivar baxijiao chromosome BXJ2-10, Cavendish_Baxijiao_AAA, whole genome shotgun sequence genome contains:
- the LOC135625003 gene encoding protein BIG GRAIN 1-like; its protein translation is MEERWARGRNRSGHQNPSFSSTLLDAIYRSIDESDGGGATHAPIIVPKRPPPLLRPPVDRRTAGAADERAATRRRPFVPISTSSSSEKSSYGGFSSSSEPDSAATRLRPIRTAGPPIRSAPPPPASASFDRHEEDEKKKKKKTSSIRGRLRDMKSSRSVAPASPGARLAGFLGSLLSAVSGTPRRPTSTASGCDDSACSTASSHSRSCLVKKPSTRERAPPAEGGKRSVRFYPVSVIVDEDLRPCGHKSVYEADRAAETSSRRPSSAAMEARRRVEELLRGMEEEEEEEEEETSDSSSDLFELENLTVIGMAGGAVHSDELPVYETTHLDTNRSFSQSQRFLKI